Proteins encoded together in one bacterium window:
- the tssB gene encoding type VI secretion system contractile sheath small subunit, protein MAKEGTVAPRERVNITYRPATGDAKEDVELPLKLLVMGDFTGAPDDRPLEKREPVNIDKDNFDDVLKAQKLGLDINVPNRLTGKEGDELSVKLNIASMKDFGPEALAEQVPELKKLLELRDAVKSLKSPMSNVPEFRKKLQELVKDETARKQLLKEVGIEE, encoded by the coding sequence ATGGCGAAGGAAGGAACGGTTGCTCCGCGGGAACGGGTAAACATCACGTACCGCCCGGCCACGGGAGACGCGAAAGAGGACGTCGAGCTTCCGCTCAAGCTTCTGGTCATGGGCGACTTCACGGGAGCCCCCGACGATCGGCCGCTGGAAAAGAGGGAGCCGGTAAACATCGACAAGGACAACTTCGACGACGTCCTGAAGGCCCAGAAACTCGGCCTCGACATCAACGTGCCCAACCGCCTGACCGGGAAGGAAGGCGACGAGCTGAGCGTCAAGCTCAATATCGCCTCGATGAAGGATTTCGGCCCCGAGGCGCTTGCCGAACAGGTGCCCGAGCTCAAGAAGCTCCTCGAGCTTCGCGATGCCGTCAAGTCCCTCAAGAGCCCGATGTCGAACGTCCCCGAGTTCCGGAAGAAGCTCCAGGAGCTCGTGAAGGACGAGACCGCACGGAAGCAGTTGCTCAAAGAAGTCGGGATCGAGGAATAG
- a CDS encoding DotU family type IV/VI secretion system protein produces MHLTDCFMELMAYVVYFQRTSQKRQPPFEQVKADVTRLLSQSEALSRKGEISREEFDTARFAVCAWVDEAILSSPWTHRNLWQREQLQRVMYNTTEAGEEFFDRMNALGFHQREAREVYYLCLALGFMGRHCRAGDDFLLAQLKSSNLQVLLGSSAGIPSLERAELFPEGYPAEVSAAAPVQAKSGFSLFTALCIAAPVVLFGVLFLIYRFSLSGLGDNLLRTVPY; encoded by the coding sequence ATGCATCTGACCGATTGCTTCATGGAGCTCATGGCGTACGTGGTCTACTTCCAGCGGACGTCGCAGAAGCGGCAGCCGCCCTTCGAGCAGGTGAAGGCCGACGTGACCCGCCTTCTCTCCCAGAGCGAGGCGCTTTCCCGGAAAGGGGAGATCTCCCGCGAGGAGTTCGACACGGCGAGGTTCGCCGTGTGCGCCTGGGTCGACGAGGCGATCCTCAGCTCGCCGTGGACCCACCGGAACCTCTGGCAGCGGGAGCAGCTCCAGCGGGTCATGTACAACACGACGGAGGCGGGCGAAGAGTTCTTCGACCGGATGAACGCCCTCGGTTTCCACCAGAGGGAAGCCCGCGAGGTCTACTACCTCTGCCTCGCCCTCGGATTCATGGGGCGCCATTGCCGCGCGGGAGACGACTTCCTCCTCGCCCAGCTGAAATCGTCCAACCTCCAGGTGCTGCTCGGCAGTTCCGCCGGCATCCCGTCCCTCGAACGCGCGGAACTCTTCCCGGAAGGATACCCGGCCGAGGTGTCCGCGGCCGCTCCGGTGCAGGCGAAGTCGGGCTTCTCCCTGTTCACGGCCCTCTGCATCGCCGCGCCGGTCGTCCTGTTCGGCGTTCTGTTCCTGATCTACCGTTTCTCCCTGAGCGGGCTCGGGGATAATCTCCTCAGGACGGTGCCTTATTGA
- the tssD gene encoding type VI secretion system tube protein TssD — MALNAYLKMKGQKSGVVKGSCTQKGREDLIMVHAYTHEIVSPRDAASGLPTGKRMHKALTITKEIDKSSPVLYSILVNNENVSEFELMFWRPQPNARTGMGSEVQFYTIKLLNANIANMHQYVLDNKFPANMPIPPMETVSFTYQKITWTWNDGGITAEDDWETPVV; from the coding sequence ATGGCATTGAATGCTTACCTGAAGATGAAAGGCCAGAAATCCGGAGTGGTCAAGGGGTCGTGCACGCAGAAGGGACGGGAAGACCTGATCATGGTCCACGCATACACGCATGAAATCGTCAGCCCCCGGGATGCCGCATCCGGGCTTCCCACGGGGAAACGGATGCACAAGGCGCTTACGATCACGAAGGAGATCGACAAGTCCTCGCCCGTTCTCTATAGCATCCTCGTCAACAATGAAAACGTTTCGGAATTCGAGCTCATGTTCTGGAGGCCCCAGCCGAACGCGAGGACGGGGATGGGGAGCGAGGTACAGTTCTACACGATCAAGCTCCTGAATGCCAACATCGCCAACATGCATCAGTACGTGCTGGACAACAAGTTCCCCGCGAACATGCCGATTCCTCCGATGGAGACGGTATCCTTCACGTACCAGAAGATCACGTGGACGTGGAACGACGGCGGGATCACCGCCGAGGACGATTGGGAGACGCCGGTCGTATAA
- the tssC gene encoding type VI secretion system contractile sheath large subunit, protein MATEKEKSSQAGAQAVEGTSLLDEIVQATKISPQDEAYSIAKRGVEAFLHQILEPGKEAAKISGAALDQMVAEVDKKLSLQIDAIMHATEFKNLESAWRSMKYLVDKTDFRENVKIELLNVSKENLLEDFEDSPEVVKSGLYKIAYTAEFGQFGGQPYGSMIGNYDFGPGPQDVKLLQYVASVAAMSHAPFIASAGPAFFGLTDFSNLPNLKDLKSIFESPQYTKWRSFRESEDARYVALAMPRFLLRLPYGPDTVPVKKFNYQEDVSQGHELYTWGNAAFAFASRLTDSFAKYRWCANIIGPAGGGAVEDLPLHQFQSMGATQTKIPTEVLVSERREFELAEEGFIALTMRKGSDNAAFFSANSVQKPKFFGISKAGKEAELNYKLGMQLPYMFVINRLAHYLKVLQRENIGTWKERSELQTELNTWIGQYVSDMENPSASARSRRPLRMAEVTVEDVAGEPGWYRVGLKVRPHFKFMGAFFTLSLVGKLDKQ, encoded by the coding sequence ATGGCGACAGAAAAGGAAAAGAGCAGTCAGGCAGGGGCGCAGGCGGTAGAAGGGACGTCGCTACTCGACGAGATCGTCCAGGCGACGAAGATCAGCCCGCAGGACGAGGCGTACTCGATCGCCAAGCGGGGCGTCGAGGCGTTCCTGCACCAGATCCTCGAGCCGGGGAAGGAGGCCGCGAAGATCTCGGGAGCCGCCCTCGACCAGATGGTGGCGGAAGTCGACAAGAAGCTCTCGCTCCAGATCGACGCGATCATGCACGCGACCGAGTTCAAGAATCTCGAGTCGGCGTGGCGCTCGATGAAATACCTCGTCGACAAGACCGATTTCCGGGAGAACGTCAAGATCGAGCTCCTCAACGTGAGCAAGGAGAACCTCCTCGAGGACTTCGAGGATTCGCCGGAAGTCGTCAAGTCGGGTCTCTACAAGATCGCCTACACCGCCGAGTTCGGGCAGTTCGGGGGCCAGCCGTACGGGTCGATGATCGGGAACTACGATTTCGGGCCGGGACCCCAGGACGTCAAGCTCCTGCAGTACGTGGCGAGCGTCGCGGCGATGTCCCACGCGCCCTTCATCGCCTCCGCCGGGCCCGCCTTCTTCGGGCTGACCGACTTCTCGAACCTTCCGAACCTGAAGGACCTGAAGTCGATCTTCGAGAGCCCGCAATACACGAAATGGCGGTCGTTCCGCGAGAGCGAGGACGCGCGCTACGTCGCGCTCGCCATGCCGCGGTTCCTCCTGCGGCTGCCGTACGGGCCGGACACCGTCCCCGTCAAGAAGTTCAACTACCAGGAGGACGTCTCCCAGGGGCACGAGCTCTATACCTGGGGGAACGCCGCCTTCGCGTTCGCCTCTCGCCTCACCGACAGCTTCGCGAAGTACCGGTGGTGCGCGAACATCATCGGGCCCGCCGGCGGCGGGGCGGTCGAGGATCTGCCCCTCCACCAGTTCCAGTCGATGGGCGCGACCCAGACGAAGATCCCGACCGAAGTCCTCGTCTCCGAACGCCGGGAGTTCGAACTGGCGGAGGAGGGGTTCATCGCACTCACGATGCGCAAGGGGAGCGACAACGCCGCCTTCTTCTCGGCGAATTCGGTCCAGAAGCCGAAGTTCTTCGGGATCAGCAAGGCCGGGAAAGAGGCGGAGCTCAACTACAAGCTGGGCATGCAGCTTCCGTACATGTTCGTCATCAACCGCCTGGCGCACTACCTGAAGGTCCTCCAGAGGGAGAACATCGGGACGTGGAAGGAGCGTTCGGAGCTGCAGACGGAGCTCAACACCTGGATCGGACAGTACGTGTCCGACATGGAGAACCCGTCGGCCTCGGCCCGGAGCCGCCGCCCGCTGCGGATGGCCGAGGTCACCGTCGAGGACGTCGCCGGGGAACCGGGCTGGTACCGGGTCGGGCTGAAGGTCCGGCCGCACTTCAAGTTCATGGGGGCGTTCTTCACCCTGTCGCTCGTCGGGAAACTGGACAAGCAGTAA
- the tagF gene encoding type VI secretion system-associated protein TagF — MLGSVITPEGWKFAAFGKHPWAKDYIRLGSSTPLLEGIADWVDQGYAGVEGKKKGMADATSWRFWSKGSGPGALVCGVVRDSVDRLGRPYPLLVLGTGSLGDWEGHWDLLPYACLPVWQRIEYLGAQRYEEIGRLESAIRGLHPPVAEWADYSGRRDREVSAPAVRAGDAGPGVASDQAVDDPPPVDGARFIRLDGGYGRDPFPAAVGWQSRLRRDDAEAPNAVFFGGTISRAYLGVFRKRLSTPDFARIWNVTAERAGTLERGAN; from the coding sequence GTGCTGGGCTCCGTAATAACTCCCGAGGGTTGGAAGTTCGCCGCCTTCGGGAAGCACCCGTGGGCGAAGGATTACATCCGGCTGGGCAGCTCGACTCCCTTGCTGGAGGGGATCGCCGACTGGGTCGACCAGGGATACGCGGGGGTCGAGGGGAAAAAGAAGGGGATGGCGGACGCGACGTCGTGGAGGTTCTGGTCGAAAGGATCCGGCCCGGGGGCGCTCGTCTGCGGGGTCGTCCGGGACAGCGTCGACCGGCTCGGCCGACCGTACCCGCTGCTCGTCCTCGGTACGGGATCGCTCGGGGACTGGGAAGGGCATTGGGACCTTCTTCCGTATGCCTGCCTCCCGGTCTGGCAGAGGATCGAATACCTCGGGGCGCAGCGGTACGAGGAGATCGGGCGTCTCGAATCCGCGATCCGGGGACTTCACCCGCCGGTTGCCGAGTGGGCGGACTATTCCGGACGGAGGGATCGCGAAGTTTCCGCGCCGGCGGTCCGGGCCGGCGACGCCGGGCCGGGGGTCGCATCGGATCAAGCCGTGGATGACCCTCCGCCGGTCGACGGCGCACGGTTCATCCGCCTCGATGGAGGGTACGGGAGAGACCCGTTTCCGGCGGCGGTCGGGTGGCAATCGCGCCTGCGGCGGGACGATGCGGAAGCGCCGAACGCCGTCTTTTTCGGCGGCACGATCTCCAGGGCGTACCTCGGCGTCTTCCGGAAGCGGTTGTCGACGCCCGATTTCGCGAGGATCTGGAACGTGACGGCGGAGAGAGCGGGAACCTTGGAGCGGGGAGCGAACTGA
- a CDS encoding type VI secretion protein IcmF/TssM N-terminal domain-containing protein: MSDTLIKSLKIVLLVAAGILLVLLLFGIALAVNLPWWMGFVFAGLCGGLGTGAVLVRKIQSRRREQTFVQQVIEQDEARIKTMSAKEQTQEKELQERWKEAIASLQGSHLRKQGNPLYVLPWYMVIGESGSGKTTSIGSAKLSTFSDVNRVSGISGTRNCDWWFFEQAILLDTAGRYAMPVDQGKDKEEWQEFLNLLVKYRKKEPIHGLIVTVAADKMLESTPETMAEDGKSIRHRIDELMRVLGAKFPVYVLVTKCDLVQGMTQFCERLPEGGLNQPMGYVNQDLSIDVGTFLERAMNTISERLRNLRLILLHSGGSGGTEPGLLLFPEEFGNLRRGLEPFMKAAFLANPYQETPILRGIFFSSGRQEGSPYSHFLNSLGLVGERDVLPGTNRGLFLHDFYSKVLPRDKGLFAPTKRALEWQTLTRNLGLTTWVILGIVVCGLMSYSFVKNLRTVREASNEFAKAPALQRDLLADMIVMDRFGQSILKLEKSNQGWWTPRFGLTESIRVEEGLKAKYCKQFREGFLTAFDRKLAGEMSSVSASTPDEAAAQYVDHLVRRINLLKARLTGQGLETISKLPQPAYLAFLASGGQDVAPDIRKKFGSLYFYYLSWRTDTSDINQEVGILQGWLRHMLATRGTNFQWLVVWAEKQSGSPPVSLKEFWGGSQAISGERPISPAFTKKGKEQVDSFVVEIESAVADPVAMAGQKAALGKWYPQACLSAWGQFAAGFQRGVDTLKGQKEWQGVAARAATDQGPHQAFVARLSSELEFLGEEENLPAWFQQAYQLQSIRSQAQAAGMAAKATESGKKLLARIERTFGKGTEGSSAALAAQKTHQEYTASLTAIAQASASRAQAFQLAAQTFGDDPSAGKSPFFAGMGAATRLKAAVGGNRPTDDIVSKLINGPYDFLWTYVRNEAGCQMQTTWEQTVLAESQGATGHQASQLLLGPDGLVWKFVKGPAAPFLTRTLKGYAGKDILGARIPFVPDFYQFLSKGASVAVASAAGGGKSGPSGVSIKGLPTDANQDARVKPHGTRLELQCATGPQTLVNLNYPVTKVFNWSPESCTDVALQISVGNLTLKKNYPGDQGFPAFLQDFPGGQHTFTSAQFPAERAALEQMGIKYIRVSFRFSGEKGIVGAAKAAPGTAPRSIAACWAP, from the coding sequence ATGAGCGATACCTTGATCAAATCGTTGAAGATCGTGCTCCTGGTGGCCGCGGGGATCCTGCTCGTCCTGCTCCTGTTCGGGATCGCCCTGGCCGTGAACCTTCCGTGGTGGATGGGATTCGTCTTCGCGGGTCTGTGCGGGGGGCTCGGGACCGGTGCGGTCCTCGTCCGGAAGATCCAGTCGCGCCGGAGGGAGCAGACGTTCGTCCAGCAGGTCATCGAGCAGGACGAGGCCCGGATCAAGACGATGTCCGCCAAGGAGCAGACCCAGGAGAAGGAGCTCCAGGAGCGGTGGAAGGAGGCGATCGCCTCCCTGCAGGGGTCCCACCTCCGCAAGCAGGGGAATCCCCTCTACGTCCTCCCCTGGTACATGGTGATCGGGGAGAGCGGCTCCGGGAAAACGACCTCGATCGGCAGCGCGAAGCTCTCCACCTTCTCGGACGTCAACCGCGTATCCGGCATCTCGGGTACCCGGAACTGCGACTGGTGGTTCTTCGAGCAGGCGATCCTTCTCGACACGGCCGGACGCTACGCGATGCCGGTCGACCAGGGAAAGGACAAGGAGGAGTGGCAGGAGTTCCTGAACCTGCTGGTCAAGTACAGGAAGAAGGAGCCGATCCACGGCCTGATCGTTACGGTCGCGGCCGACAAGATGCTCGAGTCGACGCCGGAGACGATGGCGGAGGACGGGAAGAGCATCCGCCACCGGATCGACGAACTGATGCGCGTCCTCGGGGCGAAGTTCCCCGTCTACGTGCTCGTCACGAAGTGCGACCTGGTCCAGGGGATGACGCAGTTCTGCGAGCGGCTCCCCGAGGGAGGTCTCAACCAGCCGATGGGATACGTGAACCAGGACCTCTCCATCGACGTGGGGACCTTCCTCGAACGGGCGATGAACACCATCTCCGAGCGGCTCCGGAATCTTCGCCTGATCCTGCTCCATTCGGGCGGATCGGGCGGCACGGAGCCGGGGCTTCTCCTCTTCCCCGAGGAGTTCGGAAACCTGCGGCGCGGCCTCGAACCGTTCATGAAAGCCGCTTTCCTGGCGAACCCGTACCAGGAGACGCCGATCCTGCGCGGGATCTTCTTCAGCAGCGGCCGGCAGGAGGGGAGCCCCTACTCCCACTTCCTCAATTCCCTCGGACTGGTCGGGGAGAGGGACGTCCTGCCCGGCACGAACCGCGGGCTGTTCCTGCACGATTTCTATTCGAAGGTCCTGCCGCGGGACAAGGGTCTCTTCGCCCCGACGAAACGGGCGCTCGAATGGCAGACCCTCACCCGGAACCTCGGGCTGACCACCTGGGTCATCCTCGGGATCGTCGTGTGCGGGCTGATGAGCTACTCCTTCGTCAAGAACCTGAGGACGGTTCGCGAGGCATCCAACGAGTTCGCGAAGGCGCCCGCGCTCCAGCGGGACCTGCTGGCGGACATGATCGTGATGGACCGGTTCGGGCAGTCGATCCTGAAGCTGGAGAAGAGCAACCAGGGATGGTGGACTCCCCGTTTCGGGCTCACCGAGAGCATCCGGGTCGAAGAGGGGCTGAAGGCGAAGTATTGCAAGCAGTTCCGCGAAGGGTTCCTCACCGCGTTCGACCGGAAACTCGCCGGGGAGATGTCCTCGGTTTCGGCCTCCACGCCGGATGAGGCGGCGGCGCAATACGTGGACCACCTCGTCCGCCGGATCAACCTGCTGAAGGCCCGCCTGACCGGCCAGGGGCTGGAGACGATCAGCAAATTGCCGCAGCCGGCGTATCTCGCTTTCCTCGCTTCCGGCGGACAGGACGTCGCCCCGGACATCCGGAAGAAGTTCGGTTCGCTCTACTTCTACTACCTGTCCTGGAGAACGGACACCTCCGACATCAACCAGGAGGTCGGGATCCTCCAGGGGTGGCTCCGGCACATGCTGGCGACCCGAGGGACGAACTTCCAGTGGCTCGTCGTCTGGGCCGAGAAGCAGAGCGGATCCCCGCCGGTGTCGCTGAAGGAGTTCTGGGGCGGTTCCCAGGCGATCTCCGGCGAGCGGCCGATCTCGCCCGCCTTCACGAAGAAGGGGAAGGAGCAGGTCGATTCGTTCGTCGTGGAGATCGAGTCGGCGGTGGCGGATCCCGTCGCCATGGCCGGCCAGAAGGCGGCGCTCGGGAAGTGGTACCCCCAGGCGTGCCTGTCGGCGTGGGGGCAGTTCGCCGCCGGGTTCCAGCGGGGAGTCGATACGCTGAAGGGGCAGAAGGAGTGGCAAGGGGTCGCGGCGCGCGCGGCGACCGACCAGGGGCCGCACCAGGCGTTCGTCGCGAGGCTCTCGTCGGAACTCGAGTTCCTCGGGGAGGAGGAGAACCTTCCCGCCTGGTTCCAGCAGGCGTACCAGCTCCAGTCGATCCGGTCCCAGGCGCAGGCGGCGGGCATGGCCGCGAAGGCGACCGAGAGCGGAAAGAAACTGCTGGCGAGGATCGAGCGGACGTTCGGCAAGGGGACGGAAGGAAGCTCGGCGGCGCTGGCCGCCCAGAAGACGCACCAGGAGTACACGGCGTCGCTCACGGCCATCGCCCAGGCGAGCGCCTCGCGGGCGCAGGCGTTCCAGCTCGCGGCGCAGACCTTCGGGGATGACCCTTCCGCAGGGAAATCCCCATTCTTCGCAGGCATGGGGGCGGCGACGCGGCTCAAGGCCGCCGTGGGGGGGAACCGTCCCACGGACGACATCGTGTCGAAACTGATCAACGGTCCGTACGATTTCCTCTGGACGTACGTGCGGAACGAAGCCGGATGCCAGATGCAGACGACGTGGGAGCAGACGGTCTTGGCCGAATCCCAGGGGGCGACCGGACACCAGGCATCGCAGCTCCTGCTCGGCCCGGATGGGCTGGTCTGGAAATTCGTCAAGGGCCCCGCCGCGCCGTTCCTGACGCGCACGCTGAAGGGATACGCGGGGAAGGACATTCTCGGGGCGAGGATCCCCTTCGTCCCCGACTTCTACCAGTTCCTGTCGAAGGGGGCTTCGGTGGCGGTCGCCTCCGCCGCGGGAGGCGGGAAATCCGGTCCGTCCGGAGTCTCCATCAAGGGTCTTCCGACGGATGCGAACCAGGACGCGCGGGTCAAGCCGCACGGGACGCGCCTCGAGCTGCAATGCGCGACCGGTCCCCAGACGCTCGTCAACCTGAACTACCCGGTGACCAAGGTGTTCAACTGGTCACCCGAATCGTGCACCGACGTGGCGTTGCAGATCAGCGTCGGGAACCTGACGCTGAAGAAAAACTACCCCGGAGACCAGGGGTTCCCGGCGTTTCTCCAGGACTTCCCGGGCGGGCAGCATACGTTCACCTCGGCGCAGTTTCCGGCGGAGAGGGCCGCACTGGAGCAGATGGGGATCAAGTACATCCGGGTGAGTTTCCGGTTCAGCGGGGAGAAAGGAATCGTCGGAGCCGCGAAGGCCGCCCCGGGAACCGCTCCGAGAAGCATCGCCGCGTGCTGGGCTCCGTAA
- the tssA gene encoding type VI secretion system protein TssA, which yields MELAELGKQPIRPDQPAGEDARYDPLYEELQAEVDKFSSPSASGALDWDKVVKLSSDILSQKSKDLLVASYLAVALIQTKKFEGVEIGSRIYRDLIEAHWDALFPTKARMRGRIAAIEWWAEKAEGILEQLPRGPFAEERINALNENLQKVDQLLAEYLEEAPSIRPLLDFAGSLEAIPPPPEPKAADPKPSSAPSPAEASLGTLGAAPSAPRIEEGPVEITTSETAFTVLDKTLGDIARVADYFREESLSNPAAYRLARVAAWSAVESLPPSEGGKTILPAPYNVDSLREFAGGGEAEAVVKAAEENLAEHVFWLDLSFWTSEALARLGEGHQAAAEAVRGETAFLLRRLPGLEELKFADGTPFAADDTREWLKGLSAGAGGASAGSSGAAADPAAKGILQAREMIAGGRTAEAVRRMQQGLRAGASRKEAFHWRIALCRLLLETPEARHALPHIEEILKEIDLFRLEEFDPELALKGLKAAWDGYRAGAGLVPEEKIAELQGRIAKVDVSAAMSLGGE from the coding sequence ATGGAACTCGCGGAACTCGGAAAGCAGCCGATCCGGCCCGACCAGCCGGCGGGAGAAGACGCCCGGTACGATCCGCTCTACGAAGAGCTGCAGGCGGAGGTCGACAAGTTCTCCTCCCCGAGCGCGTCGGGGGCGCTGGACTGGGACAAGGTCGTCAAGCTTTCCTCCGACATCCTTTCGCAGAAGTCGAAGGACCTCCTCGTGGCCTCGTATCTTGCCGTCGCCCTCATCCAGACGAAAAAGTTCGAGGGGGTCGAGATCGGCAGCAGGATCTACCGGGACCTCATCGAGGCTCACTGGGACGCCCTCTTCCCGACGAAGGCGCGCATGCGAGGACGGATCGCGGCGATCGAGTGGTGGGCCGAGAAGGCCGAGGGCATCCTCGAACAGCTTCCGAGAGGTCCCTTCGCCGAGGAGCGGATCAACGCGCTGAACGAGAACCTCCAGAAGGTCGATCAGCTGCTGGCGGAGTACCTCGAGGAGGCGCCCTCGATCCGGCCTCTCCTCGATTTCGCCGGCTCTCTCGAGGCGATCCCTCCTCCGCCGGAACCGAAGGCCGCCGATCCGAAGCCGTCTTCCGCGCCGTCGCCGGCGGAAGCGAGCCTCGGGACGCTCGGCGCGGCACCGTCCGCCCCGCGAATCGAGGAAGGGCCCGTCGAGATCACCACTTCCGAAACGGCGTTCACGGTCCTCGACAAGACGCTGGGAGACATCGCCCGCGTGGCGGATTACTTCCGGGAAGAGAGCCTGTCGAACCCGGCGGCGTATCGCCTTGCACGGGTGGCGGCATGGAGCGCCGTGGAATCCCTCCCGCCGTCGGAAGGCGGGAAGACGATCCTCCCCGCTCCCTACAATGTCGATTCGCTTCGCGAGTTCGCCGGCGGAGGGGAAGCCGAAGCGGTCGTGAAGGCGGCCGAGGAGAATCTCGCGGAGCACGTCTTCTGGCTGGACCTGAGCTTCTGGACTTCGGAAGCGTTGGCCCGCCTCGGGGAAGGGCACCAGGCCGCCGCCGAGGCGGTTCGCGGGGAAACCGCTTTTCTCCTGCGCCGGCTCCCCGGCCTCGAAGAGCTGAAATTCGCGGATGGGACGCCGTTCGCCGCGGACGACACCCGCGAATGGCTGAAAGGGTTATCGGCGGGTGCCGGAGGAGCGTCGGCGGGGAGCTCCGGAGCCGCCGCGGATCCTGCCGCCAAGGGGATCCTCCAGGCCCGCGAGATGATCGCCGGGGGCCGGACCGCGGAGGCGGTCCGCAGGATGCAGCAGGGGCTGCGCGCCGGCGCCTCGCGGAAAGAGGCGTTTCACTGGAGGATCGCCCTCTGCCGCCTCCTCCTCGAGACGCCCGAAGCGCGCCATGCGTTGCCCCACATCGAGGAGATCCTGAAGGAGATCGATCTCTTCCGCCTCGAGGAGTTCGACCCCGAGCTCGCGTTGAAAGGGTTGAAGGCCGCATGGGACGGATATCGGGCCGGCGCGGGTCTCGTACCGGAAGAGAAGATTGCCGAGTTGCAGGGACGGATCGCGAAGGTGGACGTTTCCGCGGCGATGTCCCTCGGAGGCGAATAA
- the tssK gene encoding type VI secretion system baseplate subunit TssK, giving the protein MTVHRPLFWHQGLFLQPQHFQLHDLSGEVAHEPYRRFLEPHFWGAGSLEIQKAALGTRSFGLVQGSFLFPDGTWIEYPGNALIEARPFEEAWVEGGKSFPVYVGIRKWNDAGENVTVLSRLAGMSEVTTRFVAAADPEEIRDLHAGGPVGKVKRLHYLLKVFWEAEREQLGDYLLLPVAQLDRMGEEIRASEKFAPPVLAVSASDPLFKLVREIRDQLAARSRQLEEYKRQRGIQTAEFGSRDMVYLLALRSLNRYVPALYHVTDGVPVHPWPVYGALRQLIGELSSFSEGVSVLGESPDGTRLLPPYDHLNLYRCFLAAQGLVSQLLDEITAGPEHVMRLLYDGTYYASELAPAVFEGKNRFYLVLRTEEDPKAVLETIETAAKLGSRENLPLLIARALPGVGLEHLPVPPQELPRRANSLYFAVDHHGEQWAGVEKGRNLAFYWDDAPEDLEAELMVVGRS; this is encoded by the coding sequence ATGACCGTCCACCGTCCCCTCTTCTGGCACCAGGGGCTCTTCCTGCAGCCCCAGCATTTCCAGCTCCATGACCTCTCGGGAGAGGTCGCCCACGAGCCGTACCGCCGGTTCCTCGAGCCGCACTTCTGGGGTGCGGGAAGCCTCGAGATCCAGAAGGCGGCGCTCGGGACGCGATCGTTCGGGCTGGTCCAGGGGAGCTTCCTCTTTCCCGACGGGACCTGGATCGAATACCCGGGGAACGCGCTGATCGAGGCCCGTCCGTTCGAGGAGGCGTGGGTCGAAGGGGGAAAGAGTTTCCCGGTGTACGTCGGGATCCGGAAGTGGAACGACGCCGGGGAGAACGTCACCGTCCTCAGCCGCCTCGCGGGGATGTCGGAGGTCACGACCCGTTTCGTCGCGGCGGCCGACCCCGAGGAGATCCGGGACCTCCACGCCGGCGGTCCCGTGGGGAAGGTAAAGCGGCTCCACTACCTCCTCAAGGTGTTCTGGGAGGCGGAGCGGGAGCAGCTCGGCGATTACCTGCTGTTGCCCGTGGCGCAGCTCGACCGGATGGGGGAGGAGATCCGGGCGTCCGAGAAGTTCGCCCCGCCGGTCCTCGCGGTTTCCGCCTCCGATCCCCTGTTCAAGCTGGTCCGGGAGATCCGCGACCAGCTTGCGGCCCGCAGCCGGCAACTCGAGGAGTACAAGCGGCAACGGGGAATCCAGACGGCGGAATTCGGCTCGCGGGACATGGTGTACCTGCTGGCCCTGCGTTCCCTCAACCGGTACGTCCCGGCCCTTTATCACGTGACCGACGGCGTTCCGGTCCATCCGTGGCCCGTCTACGGGGCGCTCCGCCAGTTGATCGGGGAGCTCTCTTCCTTCTCGGAAGGGGTGTCGGTCCTCGGCGAGTCGCCCGACGGCACGCGCCTGCTCCCCCCCTACGACCACCTGAACCTCTACCGCTGCTTCCTCGCCGCACAGGGCCTCGTCTCGCAGCTGCTCGACGAGATCACGGCCGGCCCGGAGCACGTCATGCGGCTCCTGTACGACGGTACCTACTACGCGTCGGAGCTGGCCCCCGCCGTGTTCGAGGGGAAGAACCGGTTCTACCTGGTCCTCCGGACGGAGGAGGACCCGAAGGCGGTGCTCGAGACGATCGAGACGGCGGCGAAGCTCGGCTCGAGGGAAAACCTTCCCCTTCTCATCGCCCGGGCGCTGCCGGGCGTCGGCCTGGAGCACCTGCCCGTCCCGCCCCAGGAGCTTCCCCGGAGGGCGAACTCCCTCTACTTCGCCGTGGACCACCACGGGGAGCAGTGGGCGGGGGTGGAGAAGGGGCGCAACCTCGCGTTCTATTGGGATGACGCGCCGGAAGACCTTGAGGCCGAACTCATGGTCGTGGGGAGATCGTGA